A single region of the Halorubrum depositum genome encodes:
- a CDS encoding CaiB/BaiF CoA transferase family protein — MTGGPLADLTVVEMTGHRAGPFCGALLADMGADVVKIERPGVGDPARSQGVGPDGKSGYFMANNRNKRSVTLDLKSDAGTEAALSLLEEADVFIENFGYGVTDKLGVGHDAAKERNPEIVYASIKGYGETGPRKKQAGLDLILQAEGGIMSVTGPEGGEPVKVGQAIGDLTTGMFTAIGILARLYERGNAGGGDTEDGFNGKFDVGLFDSIVTLMNEYLTSYSMDGSVPGPQGTSHQTLVPYQRFETADGALVTGVPSDDRWDDFVELVGRDELAEYPTNDDRFEHADTVVGIIEEEFETESTEYWLDRLIDYGFPCGPINDVEDVVNYDQTRARDLVVEHDDPDWGECLLPGHPINFPDHDDIIRSPAPRLGEHTESVFADVAGDQTTLDEWREGGAFGD, encoded by the coding sequence ATGACCGGGGGACCGCTCGCCGACCTCACCGTCGTGGAGATGACCGGTCACCGCGCGGGCCCGTTCTGCGGCGCGCTCCTCGCCGACATGGGCGCCGACGTCGTGAAGATCGAACGGCCCGGCGTCGGCGACCCCGCCCGCAGTCAGGGCGTCGGCCCCGACGGCAAGTCCGGTTACTTCATGGCGAACAACCGGAACAAGCGCTCCGTCACGCTCGATCTCAAGTCCGACGCCGGCACCGAGGCGGCGCTGTCGCTGCTGGAGGAGGCCGACGTGTTCATCGAGAACTTCGGCTACGGCGTCACGGACAAGCTCGGCGTCGGCCACGACGCCGCCAAGGAACGGAACCCGGAGATCGTCTACGCCAGCATCAAGGGGTACGGCGAGACCGGGCCGCGGAAGAAGCAGGCCGGCCTCGACCTCATCCTGCAGGCGGAGGGCGGGATCATGAGCGTCACCGGGCCGGAGGGCGGCGAGCCGGTCAAGGTCGGGCAGGCGATCGGCGACCTCACGACCGGCATGTTCACCGCGATCGGGATCCTCGCCCGCCTCTACGAGCGGGGGAACGCGGGCGGCGGAGATACAGAAGACGGCTTCAACGGCAAGTTCGACGTCGGTCTCTTCGACTCCATCGTGACGCTGATGAACGAGTACCTCACGTCGTACTCGATGGACGGGTCGGTTCCGGGGCCGCAGGGCACCTCCCACCAGACGCTCGTCCCGTACCAGCGGTTCGAGACCGCCGACGGCGCCCTCGTCACGGGCGTCCCGAGCGACGACCGGTGGGACGACTTCGTCGAGCTGGTCGGCCGCGACGAGCTGGCGGAGTACCCGACGAACGACGACCGGTTCGAGCACGCCGACACCGTTGTCGGGATTATCGAGGAGGAGTTCGAGACGGAGTCCACGGAGTACTGGCTCGATCGCCTCATCGACTACGGCTTCCCCTGCGGCCCGATAAACGACGTCGAGGACGTCGTCAACTACGACCAGACGCGGGCGCGCGACCTCGTCGTCGAGCACGACGACCCCGACTGGGGCGAGTGTCTGCTCCCAGGCCACCCGATCAACTTCCCCGACCACGATGACATCATCCGGTCGCCCGCGCCCCGGCTCGGTGAGCACACGGAGTCCGTGTTCGCCGACGTCGCCGGCGACCAGACGACGCTCGACGAGTGGCGGGAGGGCGGCGCGTTCGGCGACTGA